ACCGCCGCCCGGAGCGTCTCGACTCGTGCGCGCCGCACCTCGCGTTCCACCGTCCCGTCATCCTCCAGCCGCAAGCGCAGCAGGAGCGGCCGCAGCGTGAGCCCCTGGAGCACGAGTGTGCCGAGGACCACCCCGAATGCGGTGACGACAATCAGATCGCGGTAGGGGAACGGGGCCCCGCCTTCACCGCCGGTTGGCAGCGCGAGCGCGGCGGCCAGCGTCACCGTGCCGCGCATGCCGCACCATCCCGCCACCGCGGCGCTACGGGCCGTCAGCCCGACAGCATCGGGCTTTCCGTTCGGGCGTGCGGCGCTGCGCCACCGTGTGAATGCCGCCGCGCCACTCACCCACGCAATCCGGGCAAGGATGACTGCTACGCACACGGCCGCCGCCACCGCCACGTACTGAACTCCGGTCGCCTCGGTAAGACGCCCGGCGATCGACTTGAGCTGGAAGCCTACCAGGATAAACGCGAGCACGTTCAGCACGAACACCGCGACCTCCCACACCGCCCACGCCGGGATGCGAATCCGCGCGGGTAGAATTTGGGGCGCGCGGCGCGACGCGGCCATCGCAAAGACGACCAGCGTGATGATCCCCGAGAGGTGCAGCTGCTCGGCGAGCAGCCACACCCCGAACGTGGTGCAGAACTGCACGACGACCGCGGTCGCCACGTCGTGGATGCGGGCGGTCACGGCGAGCGTGAGCGGTGCGAGGATGAGCGCGAGCGCAACGCTGCCAACGGTGACGAAGAGCAGAGTCGGCAGTACGCTCCACCCCGACAGGACCCCAGTGAGCGTCGCGCTCACCGCGAGGCGGTAGACGAGCAGCGCGCTTGCATCGTTGAAGAGGCTCTCTCCCTCCAGAATCACGAGCAGCCGATTGGGCGGTCGGAGCTGCTTCAGCACGGT
This genomic interval from Longimicrobium sp. contains the following:
- a CDS encoding sodium:proton antiporter, whose protein sequence is AAFDASPRDLRANWRSVASLALGAVVLTIAVVALVAKGLVPDMPWGAAIALGAIVAPPDAAAATTVLKQLRPPNRLLVILEGESLFNDASALLVYRLAVSATLTGVLSGWSVLPTLLFVTVGSVALALILAPLTLAVTARIHDVATAVVVQFCTTFGVWLLAEQLHLSGIITLVVFAMAASRRAPQILPARIRIPAWAVWEVAVFVLNVLAFILVGFQLKSIAGRLTEATGVQYVAVAAAVCVAVILARIAWVSGAAAFTRWRSAARPNGKPDAVGLTARSAAVAGWCGMRGTVTLAAALALPTGGEGGAPFPYRDLIVVTAFGVVLGTLVLQGLTLRPLLLRLRLEDDGTVEREVRRARVETLRAAVAAATAYPSAPTAKLVRYRYDVQLRRAEAEFARDSADMNGAASSTASPATATPAVDQDADPAMVRAATEAQRQRLVALRADGTIGDAAFQRVEEELDWAELDWAQLLRAGRRADEGG